The Ferroacidibacillus organovorans genome contains a region encoding:
- a CDS encoding NADH:flavin oxidoreductase/NADH oxidase — MAELFTPFEIGKLHLKNRIVMAPMCQYSVTAKDGIPNDWHFVHYVTRAIGGAGLIITEMTDVEPDGRITDFDLGLWSDDQIPGFARVIDAVHKHGAKIGIQLAHAGRKAEDAQNPVAPSAVPFPGERYKMPRALTTDEVRKMVERFADAAVRAVKAGVDTIELHGAHGYLIHQFQSPLTNQRQDEYGQDLARFGVEIIRAVKAVIPSDMPLIMRLSAVEYVDGGYGLSHTIEMAKAYKTAGVDLFHVSSGGEGPIGSGGRPGISPGYQVPFARAIREAIGIPVIAVGRLEDPALAEAVIANRDADLVAIARGLLKDPYWPLHAALALRATPEVPKQYARAF; from the coding sequence ATGGCTGAGTTATTTACACCCTTTGAAATTGGAAAACTTCATCTAAAAAATCGAATTGTCATGGCGCCGATGTGTCAGTATTCTGTGACAGCAAAAGACGGAATTCCAAACGACTGGCACTTTGTTCACTATGTCACGCGCGCCATTGGCGGTGCCGGACTGATTATCACGGAGATGACCGATGTGGAGCCTGACGGTCGCATCACCGATTTTGATCTTGGGCTGTGGTCCGACGATCAGATCCCCGGATTTGCGCGCGTAATTGATGCGGTGCACAAACACGGCGCCAAAATCGGGATTCAACTCGCACACGCGGGACGAAAGGCCGAGGATGCGCAAAATCCTGTCGCACCTTCTGCTGTTCCTTTTCCAGGTGAGCGCTATAAAATGCCGCGCGCGCTGACGACGGATGAGGTGCGAAAAATGGTTGAGCGTTTTGCAGATGCGGCAGTTCGCGCGGTAAAGGCAGGCGTTGACACGATTGAACTTCACGGCGCGCACGGCTATCTAATTCATCAGTTTCAATCCCCGCTCACAAACCAGCGTCAAGATGAGTATGGACAGGATCTGGCGCGCTTTGGCGTCGAGATCATCCGCGCGGTAAAAGCGGTCATTCCATCCGACATGCCGCTCATCATGCGCCTCTCTGCCGTAGAGTATGTTGACGGCGGCTACGGGTTGTCCCACACGATTGAGATGGCCAAAGCGTACAAAACGGCTGGCGTCGACCTTTTTCATGTGAGCTCCGGCGGCGAAGGCCCGATTGGTTCAGGTGGACGCCCAGGAATATCTCCCGGCTATCAGGTTCCATTCGCTCGCGCCATTCGCGAGGCGATAGGCATACCCGTCATCGCGGTGGGTCGCCTTGAGGACCCCGCACTCGCAGAGGCTGTCATTGCAAACAGGGACGCCGATCTTGTCGCCATCGCGCGCGGACTCCTCAAAGATCCCTACTGGCCTCTCCACGCCGCACTCGCGCTTCGCGCCACACCGGAAGTTCCTAAACAGTACGCCCGCGCTTTTTAA
- a CDS encoding M14 family metallopeptidase produces the protein MKARYLGFEDMWRELRALLRQYPSLMRVEVLGTSREGREIPVVTLTQSERFSAEEKSAVLVDANIHAGELTGSSAAMYWIAQCLEAYGTDPEVTALLDDHTVYVVPRLAVDGAEAYLTTPAWLRSSPHTYPYSESPEGFYPDDVNGDGVILHMRIQAEDGAFVPDEIDPRVMRHRRPGEIGGIYYHVFPEGRIRRKSRSGNLPPFARAYNRAQSGMDFNRNFPIRWANESVQEGAGPFPLSEPELRSFAQWIIAHPNIASYAALHTSGGVILRQPSTGDDAVLSPFDRHLFTRVAEMGAEVSGYFAGSNFDKFATGREDVLMPGAADDWMYDHLGILGFTVELWDLAHRAGARGYGELGMRRMIHRTPEERVEDERKIYAWADREAAGIGVFPWAPFHHPDFGPVEIGGLHPKYVIQNPPLHLLEEECARIAPFLTRLGLAAPKLFISYLHVTKEADHVYRIAAEVANGGFLPTSSTEKGKSLTLDRLTATLSGNIEILGGNSLQAMDHLDGYGGRDTWATPIRQRTTVEWVVRGIPHEEITVSFYAPRAGRVSQSIRLSE, from the coding sequence GTGAAGGCACGCTACTTGGGATTTGAAGACATGTGGAGGGAACTTCGGGCTCTTTTGCGTCAGTATCCATCGCTCATGCGTGTCGAAGTGTTGGGGACGAGTCGCGAAGGACGTGAGATTCCTGTTGTCACATTGACGCAGTCTGAACGTTTCTCTGCGGAGGAAAAATCGGCCGTTTTGGTTGACGCCAACATTCACGCAGGGGAGTTGACAGGAAGTTCCGCCGCGATGTATTGGATTGCGCAGTGCCTTGAAGCGTATGGAACAGATCCAGAAGTTACAGCGCTGTTGGACGATCACACGGTGTATGTTGTACCAAGACTCGCCGTGGATGGGGCTGAGGCCTACCTGACAACACCAGCATGGCTTCGTTCAAGCCCGCATACGTACCCTTATTCTGAATCGCCAGAAGGATTTTATCCAGACGATGTCAACGGCGATGGTGTCATCCTGCACATGCGCATCCAGGCAGAAGATGGAGCGTTTGTTCCCGATGAGATCGACCCGCGCGTGATGCGTCACCGACGTCCAGGTGAGATCGGGGGAATCTATTACCACGTTTTTCCGGAGGGGAGGATCCGTCGCAAATCGCGCTCCGGGAACTTGCCGCCATTTGCAAGAGCCTATAATCGCGCGCAAAGTGGTATGGATTTTAATCGAAACTTCCCGATTCGCTGGGCGAATGAGTCGGTGCAAGAAGGAGCAGGCCCATTTCCACTCTCCGAGCCTGAGTTGAGAAGCTTTGCGCAGTGGATCATCGCACATCCCAATATCGCTTCTTACGCAGCGTTGCACACGTCAGGTGGCGTCATTTTGCGTCAACCTTCAACAGGGGATGACGCTGTTTTATCGCCTTTTGATCGACATCTTTTTACGCGTGTTGCCGAGATGGGCGCAGAAGTCAGTGGATATTTCGCTGGGTCAAACTTTGACAAATTCGCGACAGGCCGCGAAGATGTTTTGATGCCAGGCGCCGCGGATGACTGGATGTATGACCATCTCGGCATACTCGGGTTTACCGTTGAGCTGTGGGATTTGGCGCATCGCGCAGGAGCGCGCGGATATGGTGAACTCGGAATGCGCCGCATGATCCATCGCACGCCGGAGGAGCGCGTTGAAGATGAGCGGAAAATTTACGCTTGGGCGGACCGCGAGGCTGCAGGCATCGGAGTTTTTCCCTGGGCGCCATTTCATCACCCTGATTTTGGCCCAGTTGAAATTGGCGGACTTCATCCAAAATACGTCATTCAGAATCCGCCGCTCCATCTTTTAGAGGAAGAATGCGCGCGTATCGCGCCATTTTTGACGCGGCTCGGCCTTGCTGCGCCGAAACTCTTCATTTCTTATCTACACGTTACAAAAGAGGCAGATCACGTGTACCGCATCGCGGCAGAAGTCGCAAATGGCGGGTTTTTGCCGACGTCGAGCACGGAAAAAGGTAAGTCGCTCACCTTGGACAGACTTACCGCTACCCTCAGTGGGAATATCGAAATACTGGGTGGCAACTCCTTGCAGGCGATGGATCATCTTGACGGTTATGGTGGCCGTGACACATGGGCGACGCCAATTCGGCAGCGCACTACCGTAGAGTGGGTGGTTCGAGGCATTCCACACGAGGAAATCACTGTCAGTTTTTATGCACCGCGCGCAGGACGTGTCTCACAGTCGATCAGATTGTCTGAGTAA